The DNA segment CTACCGATCTTGTAAAAAAAAGCTATGCGCATATTCAATGCCGTCAGGACATTGATTATGTGCTCTTTATAGAGTCTGATTTTTGGATTTTTGATGATGCATTGATTAATGAAGGTATTTTGTCTGGTGCTGATATTGCCACAACGATCTGGATCGAAAAAAGAAAATCACTTGGCGTTGACTTCTTTTTGATAAAAAAATCCTATATTGCCGCCCACCCGGAAATACTCAAGTGGGAGGCGTCACCAGAAACCGATATGCGGAACTTTGCCCATGAGAGCAAGGCAAAAATATATATTTTTAATGGGTTGCGTCCTGTACATGTTCCAGCACTTATGCGCAATCTTTTTGAGCATATGTTTAGCCCCATCTATTACGCAGGTGGGCGCTTTAGACTTTTTTCAAAGCACAAAGCTCTTTCGCATCATATCGAAGATTTACCAAAAGGTATGCATACTAAAAAAGCCATTGCTAATGCCCTTGTGCAAGAAATATTTTTTGCAGATATTCCGCTTTACCCATTGTCCTTTATAGACCTCTTTGTGCAGAGGATTGCTCGTTATGTGCCTCAGTCTTCTTGGTATAGGCGTTTTTTTATAAAATATTAGTAGGCTAATCAAGAGGCAGAGACTAACTTCTATAATAACCAAAAAAATCGAAAGATAATCAAATCCCCCCAGTGACCAAATCAAACCAATCAGGATGACCTTCAATTTTCATGATTATTTAACAATATGAAATTGAAGGAGATTTACTTATGCACGGGCTTGATGATTCACTGTTCAACGTAATCTTTTCATATACCAGAAAGCAGGCAATCGAAGACGGAAATTTAATCGTGTGACCGGGCAGGCGAAGCAGACCGGATTCAAGGTTCCAGTAGCGGTGTCTCTGAATCTGTATGCGAAGCACATCACTCCACCGAAAGGACTTGAAGGCGAAGGGCAGAGCGTTACTGGTCGACTCCATGACTTGTTCACCATGTGCTTGTTAGCTATGCAGGATAAGCTGGACCAGAGCAGGATAAGCTTTCAGGTCTTGTTTTTAACCAAGTCACAGCCTAGGACCCTTGAAGACGTAGAGGTTATCAGTCCGTGCGGGCCAGACGATGATATGAAGCCCTGCATTACTCTGATGCTGCCTGATGATGATTAAAACTGAATAGCTTGCTGGTTAACTGGACTGGAGTTGATCTATTTGGATTCTGTGGTATTTTGGGGATTCAAAACCATACAGGCTGAGAATAGAAGCAGGGGCAGTATGGTATTTACTGGATAGCAGGCGGATGCAGACAACAGCGATCCTGTGAATATGGGGATGGGGTGTGCCTCTGTAATCCTTCAGGGGCATCACCTGAAACTGAAAGGTTGGTCTACCAATTTTCTAAATTTCGCTTCTGTGGCGGTGTTCTGCGGTATAGAAAAGCACCATTTGGGTAGCGCCTTTTTAGCATAAATAGTGATTAATTAATGCCTGATAGTAGGCTGAATTCGAGATAATATATAGTATTTCAAAACTAGATTCACAATATATAGCATGGCTCAAAGATATCAAAGGACGGGGTGCCCGAGCGCAGCTCCGTTCGGTGTTAGCTGCAAATCGAGAGCTAATCTTTTTCTATTAGGGTAATTGTGCCCCGGATGGAGGCTCAATTCATTGATTGCTAATATCGGGAGCCGATTGAGATGGAGTTGATCGCGGGAAAGAATCAATTTGACCTACAGATAGCCCCAATCTTCATAAGCGATTCCAACACATCCCTTTCCGCAGGCAACTCCCCATAAACAATAGCCCCAAGCCCATCCCGATACGCGGAACTTAACGATCCCCACACTTTTTCTGTGTCAGCAAAAATAGGACATCCTGCAATATTCATGTCTATCCACTTGGCATCTCCAACCGGGGCTTCCTGATCATATTTACGCACCACTTCCAGTAGCTCATGAAAGGCAGAAGAGCCGACGAAGGTTTGAATTTCTTTCCTCTGCATAAGCTGGTGGATGTCGTAGATATGTCTGATTTTCTGGCGCAGAGATTCGATCGGAGTCTCACTGCATGATGCTTTGACTATTGCCATGACTTTTTCTGTGAAGGTCCGCTCAAGGCATAGAACCTGAAACGAGAAAGGCTGAAGGTCAAATTGCTTGATAATTTCATCTTGCCCACGGCTTTTCAGAAAGTCGTGAATATAAGTAGAAATCGGCATGGGCTGAGCTGGTGACGGATGGGCGAAGGCGTTAACTTCCAACAAAATTTTATTTGAAACAGGCCCAAATGTTCCATCGAATGACTTTGGGTACGAATAGTAGATCTTACGTATCATGGAGCCTTTGCTGCTGCCTTTCAGTTCTTCTTTTAAATCCACACTCGCTACTGTGGTGATTCTTTTGAGTAGCTTTTTTGTCTGGTTAGCTGGCTGGTCCTTGTCTGTAATGACGGCAAGGTCAACATCTTCTGAAAAGCGTTCGATACATCCGTATGCTTTGGAAAGTGAAGTCCCGCCTTTGAATACCGTCACATCTGCAAGGTCTGTCTGGGCAATGCGATAGATGGCCAATGTCAGCCAGTAATCTTTTTCAATGAAGATGTTTTGCAGGCGGAGGTGTTCTGCGGTGGCCTGAATTGCGTCTTTAAAAAGCTCTTCGGATTCATGAAGTTTCACACTATACCCCATGCCTTTTTGTTTCTCAGAATCGTTTCAGATATTGGCAATTTGTATTTCGTATATGGATTCAAAGTCGCACGCAATGACTCGATCAGAAAGGGTTTAGCTAACCCTTCAGGAATGGTTTCGCAAAGGTTTCCACAAAGGGCTCGAACCATGGGAGGGTATGCTTTCGCAAACTGAACAAATCTTTTCAATTCCCTTTCTGTAAGGTCTTTCATACT comes from the Maridesulfovibrio ferrireducens genome and includes:
- a CDS encoding nucleotidyl transferase AbiEii/AbiGii toxin family protein; its protein translation is MKLHESEELFKDAIQATAEHLRLQNIFIEKDYWLTLAIYRIAQTDLADVTVFKGGTSLSKAYGCIERFSEDVDLAVITDKDQPANQTKKLLKRITTVASVDLKEELKGSSKGSMIRKIYYSYPKSFDGTFGPVSNKILLEVNAFAHPSPAQPMPISTYIHDFLKSRGQDEIIKQFDLQPFSFQVLCLERTFTEKVMAIVKASCSETPIESLRQKIRHIYDIHQLMQRKEIQTFVGSSAFHELLEVVRKYDQEAPVGDAKWIDMNIAGCPIFADTEKVWGSLSSAYRDGLGAIVYGELPAERDVLESLMKIGAICRSN
- a CDS encoding DUF6573 family protein, yielding MTGQAKQTGFKVPVAVSLNLYAKHITPPKGLEGEGQSVTGRLHDLFTMCLLAMQDKLDQSRISFQVLFLTKSQPRTLEDVEVISPCGPDDDMKPCITLMLPDDD